A stretch of the Sulfurimonas sp. HSL3-1 genome encodes the following:
- the nusA gene encoding transcription termination factor NusA — MENILDIIESIAHEKGLSSENVKEAVKAAFIQTAKRLVNPEFAYDAEIDPETKSIRVYQTITVVEDDDERLEGEEAAAYIGLTRAKAEVDPDVEVGDEFQIEHDIESHGRTAAATLFREIEFHIQRMVENELYNKYKEKIGTIVSGRVTRVDGKQNTYIEMEEVKAVLPMKSRIKGEHFKVGDVVNAVVRRVNIDKVNGISIELSRTSPKFLEELLRLEVPEINDKLVIVEKCARIPGERAKIALLSTHPQVDPVGATVGVKGVRINAVSDELLGENIDCVEYTSVPELFIARAMSPAIISSVTIEGDPEDEESEAKAIVTLPSDQKSKAIGKSGINIRLASMLTGYAIELVEQGGTATTEEGMPAEEKKEDLSSLEALFGE; from the coding sequence ATGGAAAATATTCTGGACATTATTGAATCGATCGCACACGAAAAAGGGCTCTCCTCCGAAAACGTGAAAGAAGCGGTCAAAGCGGCATTTATCCAGACGGCCAAGCGCCTGGTCAACCCGGAGTTCGCCTATGATGCGGAAATCGATCCTGAGACAAAGAGCATCCGCGTCTACCAGACCATTACCGTTGTGGAAGATGACGACGAACGCCTTGAAGGCGAAGAGGCCGCTGCCTACATCGGCCTGACCCGTGCCAAGGCCGAGGTTGACCCCGACGTCGAAGTCGGCGACGAGTTCCAGATCGAGCACGACATCGAATCCCACGGCCGTACCGCGGCCGCAACACTGTTCCGCGAAATCGAGTTCCATATCCAGCGCATGGTCGAGAACGAACTGTACAACAAGTACAAAGAGAAGATCGGCACCATCGTCTCCGGACGCGTTACCCGCGTCGACGGCAAGCAAAACACCTACATCGAAATGGAAGAGGTGAAAGCCGTTCTTCCGATGAAAAGCCGTATCAAGGGCGAGCACTTCAAAGTCGGCGACGTCGTCAACGCCGTTGTCCGCCGCGTCAACATCGACAAGGTCAACGGTATCTCCATCGAACTGTCGCGCACCTCTCCGAAATTCCTCGAAGAGCTGCTCCGCCTCGAAGTGCCCGAAATCAACGACAAACTCGTCATCGTCGAAAAGTGCGCGCGCATCCCGGGCGAACGCGCCAAGATCGCCCTGCTTTCTACTCACCCGCAGGTTGACCCGGTCGGCGCGACCGTCGGTGTCAAAGGGGTCCGTATCAACGCCGTCAGCGACGAACTGCTGGGCGAAAACATCGACTGTGTCGAATACACCTCCGTTCCTGAACTCTTTATCGCCCGTGCGATGAGCCCTGCCATCATCAGCTCCGTGACGATCGAAGGCGACCCGGAGGATGAAGAGAGCGAAGCAAAAGCCATCGTCACCCTGCCGAGCGACCAGAAATCCAAAGCGATCGGCAAGAGCGGTATCAACATCCGTCTGGCATCCATGCTCACCGGCTACGCCATCGAGCTCGTCGAGCAGGGCGGAACCGCGACTACCGAAGAGGGCATGCCTGCCGAAGAGAAGAAAGAGGACCTCTCCTCTCTCGAAGCGCTGTTCGGCGAATAA
- a CDS encoding HP0268 family nuclease, with protein MELKIARSHTDKKPKKVDVDKIEGMVEKEGSVILYFDRENSHKDLLALQEHFENEGKSVYMREVRFGLADNEYMYEVHIL; from the coding sequence ATGGAGCTTAAAATCGCTCGCAGTCACACCGATAAGAAACCGAAGAAAGTTGATGTCGATAAGATCGAGGGAATGGTCGAAAAAGAGGGTTCTGTGATCCTTTACTTTGACCGTGAAAACTCGCACAAGGACCTGCTGGCACTGCAGGAACACTTCGAGAACGAAGGTAAAAGCGTTTATATGCGCGAAGTACGTTTCGGTCTTGCCGATAACGAATATATGTACGAAGTGCATATCCTCTAA
- the miaB gene encoding tRNA (N6-isopentenyl adenosine(37)-C2)-methylthiotransferase MiaB, protein MPVKKLFIETLGCAMNVRDSEHMIAELSQKEDYALCDTAEEADLILINTCSVREKPVHKLFSELGAFNKKKKADAKIGVCGCTASHLGEEIIKKAPYVNFVLGARNVSKITDVLHRDKAVETEIDYDESQFAFSEFRSSPWKAFINISIGCDKQCTFCIVPKTRGDEISIPADLIVKEAEKAAATGAKEIFLLGQNVNNYGRRFSGEHEKINFTELLRRVSAVEGIERIRFTSPHPFHMDDEFIGEFASNPKICKSIHVPLQSGSTPILKAMKRGYTKEWFLNRIEKLRTMVPDVSISTDVIVAFPGESEADFEETMEVVRKSSFEQMFSFKYSPRPLTEAAEYSETVDPEVASERLMRLQSMHDAMLDEKCKAYLGRTFTVYFEELRSDGYVAGRSDNNILIKVKGSEELLGQFADVRITQTYRMGQVGELVGE, encoded by the coding sequence ATTCCTGTGAAAAAACTGTTTATCGAAACCCTCGGCTGTGCCATGAACGTCCGCGATAGCGAACATATGATCGCCGAACTCTCCCAAAAAGAGGATTATGCGCTGTGCGACACGGCCGAAGAGGCGGACCTGATCCTGATCAATACCTGTTCCGTCCGCGAAAAGCCGGTGCACAAACTCTTCTCCGAACTGGGCGCGTTCAACAAAAAGAAAAAGGCCGATGCGAAGATCGGCGTATGCGGCTGCACGGCCTCGCATCTCGGCGAGGAGATCATTAAAAAGGCCCCTTACGTCAACTTTGTTTTGGGGGCGCGCAACGTCTCCAAGATCACCGATGTATTGCACCGGGACAAGGCCGTTGAGACGGAAATCGATTACGACGAGTCCCAGTTCGCCTTCAGCGAGTTCCGCAGTTCGCCGTGGAAGGCTTTCATCAACATCTCTATCGGCTGCGACAAGCAGTGTACTTTCTGTATCGTGCCCAAGACCCGGGGCGACGAGATCTCCATTCCCGCCGACCTGATCGTTAAAGAGGCGGAGAAAGCGGCGGCAACCGGCGCCAAAGAGATCTTCCTGTTGGGGCAGAATGTCAACAACTACGGCCGCCGTTTTTCAGGGGAGCATGAGAAGATCAACTTTACCGAACTGCTGCGCCGCGTCAGCGCCGTCGAGGGGATCGAGCGTATCCGTTTTACCTCGCCGCATCCTTTCCACATGGATGACGAGTTTATCGGGGAGTTCGCCTCCAACCCGAAGATCTGCAAGTCCATCCACGTCCCGCTGCAGAGCGGCTCGACACCCATTCTCAAAGCGATGAAACGCGGCTATACCAAGGAGTGGTTCCTCAACCGCATCGAGAAGCTCCGGACGATGGTGCCTGATGTGAGCATCAGTACCGACGTCATCGTCGCCTTCCCCGGGGAGAGCGAGGCGGATTTCGAAGAGACGATGGAAGTCGTCCGCAAATCCTCCTTTGAGCAGATGTTCAGTTTCAAATACTCCCCCCGTCCCCTGACCGAAGCGGCGGAGTACAGCGAAACGGTCGACCCGGAGGTCGCATCGGAGCGCCTGATGCGCCTGCAGAGCATGCATGACGCGATGCTGGACGAAAAGTGCAAAGCGTATCTGGGCAGAACTTTCACCGTCTATTTCGAAGAACTGCGCAGCGACGGCTATGTGGCCGGGCGCAGCGACAACAACATTCTGATCAAAGTCAAAGGCAGCGAGGAGCTGCTGGGGCAGTTCGCGGACGTCCGCATTACCCAGACCTACCGCATGGGCCAGGTAGGGGAGCTGGTCGGCGAATAA
- a CDS encoding lysophospholipid acyltransferase family protein, with product MAAKTKRQSFKKALLQKLGLWLLPPIGALLIRVIYHTSKKQFNLPKHVPEDPVIFAFWHGDLLLMPYLYYRFRKIPNANVMISDHFDGRIIAQVMRFFRLGTIHGSSNRKAAKVLIAAMRTLKAGTDIGITPDGPRGPRYEVADGIVAMAQKTGAKVIVFNCVPSRCWRLKSWDRFVVPKPFGRLAFYASEPIDLNGLELDAAKDVVKSKLMEHALE from the coding sequence ATGGCGGCAAAAACGAAGCGACAGTCGTTCAAGAAGGCGCTGCTTCAGAAGCTGGGTCTCTGGCTCCTCCCGCCGATCGGCGCCCTGCTGATCCGTGTTATCTATCATACCTCCAAAAAACAGTTCAACCTTCCGAAGCATGTGCCGGAGGACCCCGTCATTTTCGCCTTTTGGCACGGGGACCTGCTGCTGATGCCCTACCTCTACTACCGTTTCCGCAAGATCCCCAATGCCAACGTCATGATCTCGGACCATTTTGACGGCCGAATTATCGCGCAGGTGATGCGCTTTTTCCGCCTGGGCACCATCCACGGATCTTCCAACCGCAAGGCCGCGAAGGTGCTGATTGCGGCGATGCGCACCCTCAAAGCGGGGACGGATATCGGCATCACCCCCGACGGCCCCCGAGGACCGCGCTATGAAGTAGCGGACGGGATCGTCGCCATGGCGCAGAAGACCGGGGCGAAGGTCATTGTCTTCAACTGCGTGCCGAGCCGCTGCTGGCGTCTGAAGAGCTGGGACCGCTTCGTCGTTCCAAAACCTTTCGGCCGGTTGGCGTTCTACGCCTCCGAGCCGATCGATCTGAATGGGCTGGAACTGGACGCGGCCAAAGACGTGGTAAAATCGAAACTGATGGAACACGCACTGGAGTAG
- a CDS encoding tyrosine-type recombinase/integrase — translation MTKADLVQNRLDFLDYLLDIRGYSDLTVKSYDEALREALPRVEVADESGISVVDLMPYRLMIASQKPRTIAKKLSAWRSYIAYLKKQGQAVELRADESIKVPKTLPKPVSHSHIMEALAVAEPEERLVVVLLYTLGLRLSELHGLSLDQIGREWVRIRGKGDKVRDVPLPPAASEAIAAHRQTCAPRTFLCECNGRRLSENSLRYLVNRAFARVGLKVTPHQLRHAYATELLNHDARIADVSELLGHASMATTQIYTKLGSALKMKHYRIAHPLCKETDGIG, via the coding sequence ATGACCAAAGCCGACCTCGTCCAAAACCGACTCGACTTTCTTGACTATCTATTGGATATCCGGGGTTATTCGGATCTGACGGTCAAGAGTTACGACGAGGCGCTCCGGGAGGCCCTCCCCCGGGTCGAAGTGGCGGATGAGTCAGGCATCTCGGTCGTCGACCTGATGCCCTACCGGCTGATGATCGCTTCGCAAAAGCCCAGGACGATCGCGAAGAAACTCAGCGCCTGGCGCAGCTACATCGCCTACCTGAAAAAACAGGGGCAGGCGGTGGAACTCCGCGCGGACGAAAGCATCAAAGTCCCCAAAACTCTTCCCAAACCTGTCTCTCACTCGCATATCATGGAAGCCCTCGCGGTTGCCGAACCGGAGGAACGGCTGGTGGTGGTCCTGCTCTATACCCTCGGGCTGCGCCTTTCGGAACTGCACGGCTTAAGCCTCGACCAGATCGGCCGGGAGTGGGTGCGCATTCGCGGAAAGGGAGACAAGGTCCGCGATGTTCCGCTGCCGCCTGCCGCCTCTGAGGCGATAGCGGCCCACCGGCAAACGTGTGCTCCACGAACTTTCCTTTGCGAGTGTAACGGTAGGCGTTTAAGCGAAAATAGTTTAAGATATCTCGTTAACAGGGCCTTTGCGCGGGTCGGCCTGAAGGTGACACCGCATCAGCTCCGCCATGCCTATGCGACCGAACTGCTCAATCATGATGCCCGGATCGCCGACGTGAGCGAACTGCTGGGCCATGCGTCGATGGCAACGACGCAGATCTATACGAAACTGGGCAGTGCCCTAAAAATGAAGCATTACCGGATCGCCCATCCGCTGTGCAAGGAAACCGATGGCATTGGCTGA
- a CDS encoding cell division protein ZapB translates to MLRRQSTSFELTLSLFAVIFLILGVTIGVLIPETKAYLQLQDDVQRAVEHSDRLQMEYDRLYEAKEQLAAEDTRLSERFENSIDATQLQAWVATVLGDATVSVTATDGGFEIAARVKTPMAFYTLIGSLDTAPWVLKVGPSVSMQADRGAVRVTFALRPLPHPARSSRR, encoded by the coding sequence ATGCTGAGACGCCAGAGTACGAGCTTTGAACTGACCCTTTCGCTTTTCGCGGTCATTTTCCTGATCCTCGGCGTGACGATAGGTGTGCTGATCCCGGAGACGAAAGCTTACCTGCAACTCCAGGATGACGTCCAGCGTGCGGTGGAGCACAGCGACAGGCTTCAGATGGAATATGACCGCCTTTATGAAGCAAAAGAGCAACTGGCCGCGGAAGATACCCGGCTTTCGGAGCGTTTCGAGAACAGTATTGATGCTACACAGCTTCAGGCGTGGGTTGCAACGGTACTGGGCGATGCCACGGTGAGCGTAACGGCAACGGATGGAGGGTTTGAGATCGCGGCGCGGGTGAAAACCCCGATGGCATTTTATACGCTGATCGGCAGCCTCGATACGGCACCATGGGTTTTGAAGGTCGGGCCTTCTGTTTCCATGCAGGCCGACCGCGGGGCGGTACGGGTCACGTTCGCGCTTCGCCCTTTGCCGCATCCAGCGCGCTCTTCACGGCGTTAA
- the tilS gene encoding tRNA lysidine(34) synthetase TilS, protein MLEAKTLPLLAKGKNLLAFSAGIDSTALFYLLLHEKIPFDIAHVNYHTREQSDAEADHARALAAQYGKQCYVHDCGEISENFEAEARRIRYGFFDTLMEAYGYDVLLTAHQLDDRLEWLLMQLCKGAGLPELLGMAPVTQRKGYRLVRPLLSSTKNDLRSWLDTQGYRYYQDNSNGDPRYKRNRFREQYAGPLLEQYRSGIQNSLEFLSRDAAALPPLPRPTIETELLMYTGRQERTALMRAVDRWLKQRGYLLRQGEKERMITENDLLIGRRYALSITPQCTLVTPLTARTMPKAFREECRVLGIGASVRPYLCANKAYFNAVKSALDAAKGEART, encoded by the coding sequence ATGCTTGAGGCCAAAACCCTTCCGCTCCTAGCGAAGGGAAAAAACCTGCTGGCGTTCTCCGCCGGCATTGACTCCACCGCCCTGTTTTACCTGCTGCTGCACGAAAAAATCCCCTTCGATATCGCCCACGTCAACTACCATACCCGCGAACAGAGCGATGCAGAGGCCGACCATGCCCGCGCACTCGCCGCACAGTACGGCAAACAGTGCTACGTTCACGACTGCGGTGAGATCTCCGAAAACTTCGAGGCGGAGGCCCGCCGCATCCGGTACGGTTTCTTTGACACTTTGATGGAGGCGTACGGTTATGACGTCCTGCTGACGGCACACCAGCTCGATGACCGGCTGGAGTGGCTGCTGATGCAGTTGTGCAAGGGGGCCGGGCTGCCCGAGCTGCTGGGGATGGCCCCGGTCACACAGCGTAAGGGATACCGGCTAGTCCGCCCTTTACTAAGTAGCACAAAAAACGACCTGCGATCCTGGCTGGACACGCAAGGCTACCGCTACTATCAAGACAATTCCAACGGTGACCCGCGCTATAAACGCAACCGCTTCCGGGAACAGTATGCGGGACCGCTGCTGGAGCAATACCGCAGCGGAATTCAAAACTCGCTGGAGTTTCTCAGCCGCGATGCAGCGGCCCTGCCGCCGCTGCCCCGTCCCACCATCGAGACGGAGTTACTGATGTATACCGGTCGGCAGGAACGTACGGCGCTGATGCGCGCCGTCGACCGTTGGTTGAAGCAGAGGGGGTACCTGCTCCGCCAGGGGGAAAAAGAGCGGATGATAACCGAAAACGATCTGCTCATCGGGCGCCGTTACGCACTGAGCATCACACCGCAATGTACCTTGGTGACGCCGCTGACAGCGCGAACGATGCCGAAAGCCTTCCGTGAGGAGTGCAGAGTGCTGGGGATCGGCGCGAGCGTCCGCCCCTATCTCTGTGCGAACAAGGCGTACTTTAACGCCGTGAAGAGCGCGCTGGATGCGGCAAAGGGCGAAGCGCGAACGTGA
- the rimO gene encoding 30S ribosomal protein S12 methylthiotransferase RimO: MSTKKLHIVSLGCTKNLVDTEVMMGRLQSYELTHQSEDADVIIVNTCGFIDAAKEESLNTVLSLDAGRKEDSVLVMAGCLSERYKEELSKELSEVDIFTGVGDYDKIDELLAAKQSRFSDEVYLIDGAERVVTGSTYHAYVKLSEGCNQSCSFCAIPSFKGKLHSRTLESIAAEVEGLVKKGYYDFSFISQDSSSFLRDQGFKDGLVHLIKRIELIEGVRSARILYLYPTTTSMKLLETIAKSKTFHNYFDMPIQHIDDAMLKIMKRGAGREQTGKLLDYMRRLPESFVRTSFIVGHPGETEESFKTMCDYARDFGFDRINVFAYSDEEGTSAFERTDKVAPEIIAERAEILGAIAEEAKLASLQEMVGREITLVIDGESDEHEYLLSARDLRWAPEIDGEIYVNDNALDEELSFGVPYRAKITELVGGTLTATVTGHA, from the coding sequence ATGAGTACAAAAAAACTGCATATCGTCTCGTTGGGATGCACCAAGAATCTTGTCGACACCGAAGTCATGATGGGACGGCTACAATCATATGAGCTGACCCATCAGAGCGAAGACGCCGACGTCATCATCGTCAACACCTGCGGCTTCATCGATGCGGCAAAGGAGGAGTCCCTCAATACGGTCCTGAGCCTCGATGCCGGCCGTAAAGAGGATTCGGTACTCGTCATGGCCGGCTGCCTCAGCGAACGCTACAAAGAGGAGCTGAGCAAAGAGCTCAGCGAAGTCGACATCTTCACCGGCGTCGGCGACTATGACAAGATCGACGAGCTTCTGGCGGCAAAGCAGAGCCGCTTCAGCGACGAAGTCTACCTCATCGACGGCGCCGAGCGCGTTGTCACCGGCTCGACTTACCACGCCTACGTTAAACTCTCAGAGGGGTGTAACCAGAGCTGCTCTTTCTGCGCGATCCCCTCCTTTAAGGGCAAGCTCCACTCCCGGACACTTGAGAGCATCGCCGCCGAAGTCGAGGGGTTAGTGAAGAAAGGGTACTACGACTTCAGTTTCATCTCCCAGGATTCCAGTTCCTTCCTGCGTGATCAGGGTTTCAAGGACGGGCTTGTCCACCTCATCAAGCGCATCGAGCTGATCGAGGGGGTCAGAAGCGCACGTATCCTCTACCTCTATCCCACGACGACATCGATGAAGCTACTGGAGACGATCGCGAAGTCAAAGACCTTCCATAACTACTTCGATATGCCGATCCAGCATATCGACGACGCCATGCTTAAGATCATGAAACGCGGTGCCGGCCGGGAGCAGACGGGGAAGCTGCTCGATTACATGCGCCGGCTGCCGGAGAGTTTCGTACGCACCAGCTTCATCGTCGGCCATCCCGGCGAAACAGAGGAAAGCTTCAAGACAATGTGCGACTACGCCCGTGATTTCGGTTTTGACCGTATCAACGTCTTCGCCTACTCCGACGAAGAGGGGACAAGCGCTTTTGAGCGTACGGACAAGGTCGCCCCGGAGATCATTGCGGAACGCGCCGAGATCCTGGGCGCCATCGCCGAAGAGGCGAAGCTCGCCTCCCTCCAGGAGATGGTCGGCCGCGAGATCACCCTTGTTATCGACGGCGAAAGCGACGAGCACGAATACCTCCTTAGTGCTCGCGACCTGCGCTGGGCCCCCGAGATCGACGGCGAGATCTACGTCAACGACAACGCCCTCGACGAAGAGCTCTCCTTCGGTGTCCCCTACCGCGCCAAGATTACCGAACTCGTCGGAGGGACACTGACGGCGACCGTTACGGGCCATGCTTGA
- a CDS encoding aminoacetone oxidase family FAD-binding enzyme, producing the protein MEFDVAILGGGAAGLMAAARLSERGGLSVCVIEGNAKPGAKIRISGGGKCNLTNVSVSENNYLGDEILVRSILKRFDEHALLKWVRARGCEPVVRKKRYYFCPRSAQEMIDILVNSAIETRFFLGDRIEYVRKEQGGFLVTTDKRTLSARNVIVATGGVSYASVGATDVGMKVAESFGIETVPFRPALAGMTLQKEQFWMKALTGISFPVTISVGEKRLREDMLFAHRGISGPAVLSASLYWEKGTLSIDFLDGRSVESLLKGGGNKKIATALPLPKRFVTEFLAVLGVDDKPCSSVTPEEKTALQAFNAYTFAPAGTFGFTKAEVSKGGVACGALQPFSCESRAVKGLYFVGEVVDVTGELGGYNFQWAFASGRCAADHIGGGLKLR; encoded by the coding sequence GTGGAGTTTGATGTAGCCATTCTCGGCGGCGGCGCGGCGGGTCTGATGGCCGCGGCACGCCTGAGCGAACGGGGCGGTCTCTCCGTCTGTGTCATTGAGGGCAATGCGAAACCCGGGGCGAAAATCCGCATCAGCGGGGGCGGGAAGTGCAACCTCACCAATGTCTCGGTCTCCGAAAACAACTATCTTGGGGATGAGATATTGGTGAGGAGCATCCTGAAACGTTTTGACGAGCATGCCTTGCTGAAATGGGTGCGGGCGCGGGGGTGTGAGCCGGTTGTCCGTAAAAAGCGCTACTATTTCTGCCCCCGCAGCGCACAGGAGATGATCGATATCCTGGTGAACTCTGCCATCGAAACACGTTTTTTTCTCGGCGACAGGATCGAGTATGTCCGAAAAGAGCAGGGAGGGTTTCTTGTCACGACGGACAAGCGGACCCTGAGCGCGCGCAACGTCATTGTCGCGACGGGCGGCGTGAGCTACGCCTCCGTCGGGGCGACGGATGTCGGCATGAAGGTTGCGGAAAGCTTCGGGATCGAAACGGTGCCGTTCCGTCCGGCACTGGCGGGGATGACCCTGCAAAAAGAGCAGTTCTGGATGAAGGCGCTGACCGGAATCAGTTTCCCGGTCACGATAAGCGTGGGAGAGAAGCGTCTGCGCGAAGATATGCTCTTCGCCCACCGGGGCATCAGCGGCCCCGCCGTTTTGTCAGCGTCGCTTTACTGGGAGAAGGGGACGCTCTCGATCGACTTTCTTGACGGCCGGTCGGTCGAAAGCCTGCTCAAAGGGGGAGGTAACAAAAAGATCGCCACCGCCTTGCCCTTGCCTAAACGTTTTGTAACAGAGTTCCTCGCCGTACTGGGGGTGGATGACAAGCCCTGCAGCAGCGTGACCCCGGAAGAAAAAACGGCGCTGCAGGCTTTTAACGCCTATACGTTCGCTCCGGCAGGAACCTTCGGTTTTACGAAAGCGGAAGTGAGCAAGGGAGGGGTCGCCTGCGGCGCGCTGCAGCCCTTCTCGTGCGAGAGCAGGGCGGTGAAGGGGCTCTACTTTGTCGGGGAGGTCGTTGACGTGACGGGGGAACTCGGCGGCTACAACTTTCAGTGGGCCTTTGCCAGCGGACGTTGCGCGGCGGATCACATCGGGGGCGGTTTAAAGTTGCGTTAA
- a CDS encoding NUDIX hydrolase, whose amino-acid sequence MIETPYVSVDGIVELFDSEGCFVGIVLISRKNPPYGWALPGGFVDIGETVEQAVCREMHEEISLEVQVDRLLGVYSDPARDPRFHTVSAVFVCRATGVPMAADDAKEVRVVSRDEAHALPLVFDHQRIMEDYLSGKQCVTD is encoded by the coding sequence ATGATCGAAACGCCGTATGTAAGTGTCGACGGCATCGTTGAGCTCTTTGACAGTGAGGGGTGTTTTGTCGGCATCGTGCTGATATCGCGGAAAAACCCACCTTATGGTTGGGCTCTCCCCGGCGGATTCGTCGATATCGGTGAAACGGTCGAACAGGCGGTGTGCCGCGAGATGCATGAAGAGATCAGCCTGGAGGTGCAGGTGGATCGGCTGCTGGGGGTCTATTCGGATCCTGCCCGCGATCCGCGTTTTCATACGGTATCGGCCGTCTTTGTCTGTCGGGCAACGGGGGTGCCTATGGCGGCCGACGATGCGAAAGAGGTTCGGGTCGTATCCCGGGATGAAGCGCACGCATTGCCGCTGGTCTTTGATCATCAGCGCATCATGGAAGACTACCTCTCAGGGAAGCAGTGCGTGACCGACTGA
- the glyQ gene encoding glycine--tRNA ligase subunit alpha, whose translation MLTFSDLLLKLQQFWKEQGCNIVQPYDIPAGAGTFHPATFLRSLDSTPWSVAYVAPSRRPTDGRYGENPNRLGSYYQFQALIKPSPDNIQELYLKSLEYLGLNLQEHDIRFVEDNWESPTLGAWGLGWEVWLNGMEVTQFTYFQQVGGVACDPVAVEITYGTERLAMYLQGVDTVFDIVWNENEFGKTLYRDIHKEGEIEFSKYNFEVADTAMLFADFDAKAAECKRALDAELPLPAYDLCMAASHTFNTLDARKAISQTERANYILKIRELAKGCAELYKAQEAERLARVKA comes from the coding sequence ATGTTGACATTTAGTGACCTGCTGCTCAAACTGCAGCAATTTTGGAAAGAACAAGGCTGTAATATCGTGCAACCCTACGATATCCCGGCCGGCGCGGGGACCTTCCACCCCGCGACTTTCCTCCGTTCGCTTGATTCGACGCCGTGGTCGGTGGCTTATGTCGCCCCCAGCCGCCGTCCGACGGACGGGCGCTACGGCGAGAATCCCAACCGCCTGGGAAGCTACTACCAGTTTCAGGCCCTGATCAAGCCGAGCCCGGACAATATCCAGGAACTTTATCTCAAAAGCCTGGAGTACCTTGGACTGAATCTCCAAGAGCACGACATCCGTTTCGTCGAGGATAACTGGGAATCTCCGACACTCGGGGCCTGGGGCCTTGGCTGGGAAGTCTGGCTCAACGGGATGGAGGTGACGCAGTTTACTTACTTCCAGCAGGTCGGCGGTGTCGCCTGCGACCCCGTCGCCGTCGAGATTACCTACGGCACGGAGCGCCTGGCGATGTATCTTCAGGGCGTCGATACGGTCTTTGACATCGTCTGGAACGAAAACGAATTCGGCAAAACACTCTACCGCGATATCCACAAAGAGGGGGAGATCGAGTTCTCCAAGTACAACTTCGAAGTGGCGGACACGGCGATGCTCTTTGCCGACTTCGATGCGAAGGCTGCGGAGTGCAAGCGTGCCCTCGATGCGGAACTTCCCCTGCCGGCCTACGACCTCTGTATGGCGGCCAGCCACACCTTCAACACACTCGACGCACGCAAGGCGATCTCCCAGACCGAACGCGCCAACTACATCCTCAAGATCCGTGAACTGGCCAAGGGGTGCGCGGAGCTCTACAAAGCCCAGGAAGCGGAGCGGCTGGCACGCGTAAAGGCGTAA